A window of the Vigna angularis cultivar LongXiaoDou No.4 chromosome 3, ASM1680809v1, whole genome shotgun sequence genome harbors these coding sequences:
- the LOC108325456 gene encoding RING-H2 finger protein ATL16, whose amino-acid sequence MALNKNHSYNNKLGYEALPPIKALAETLQHQPQPSSSDYAFPIFVIVVLSILATVLLLLSYFTFLTKYCSNWRQVNPMRWISLLRMRHNEDPFIAFSPAMWNRGLDESVIREIPTFQFIKGEEGEDQSVYGCVVCLAEFKEHDVLKVLPNCNHAFHLDCIDVWLQANSNCPLCRSSISGNTHCPLDHIIAPSSSPQDSQLLSNMGSDEDFVVIELGGEPGAVLPQVQQERNDSRGSLAHRNHSTRKVEHLKPRKCHHVSIMGDECIDIRKKDDQFLIQPIRRSFSMDSAHDRQTYLDAQVIIQQNRHQNEASASEYYNSRCRRAFFPFCYGKGSKNAVLPLENDV is encoded by the coding sequence ATGGCACTGAACAAGAATCACTCCTACAACAACAAACTTGGATATGAAGCTCTCCCACCCATCAAAGCCCTGGCTGAAACACTTCAACACCAACCACAACCTTCTTCCTCAGACTATGCTTTTCCAATATTTGTCATTGTTGTGCTCAGTATCTTAGCCACTGTTTTGTTGCTCCTCAGCTACTTCACTTTCTTAACCAAATACTGCTCAAATTGGCGTCAAGTTAACCCAATGAGATGGATTTCCCTCCTGAGAATGCGACACAATGAGGATCCCTTCATAGCATTCTCTCCTGCTATGTGGAACCGAGGACTTGATGAGTCTGTCATCAGAGAAATCCCAACTTTTCAGTTcataaaaggagaagaaggtGAGGATCAAAGTGTGTATGGCTGTGTGGTTTGTTTGGCTGAGTTTAAGGAACATGATGTGCTAAAAGTTCTTCCCAATTGCAACCATGCCTTTCATTTGGACTGCATTGACGTGTGGCTTCAGGCCAATTCCAATTGCCCCCTTTGCAGATCAAGCATTTCAGGCAACACACACTGTCCATTGGATCATATCATAGCTCCAAGTTCTTCTCCTCAGGATTCTCAGTTGCTCTCCAATATGGGTAGTGATGAAGATTTTGTGGTTATTGAACTGGGAGGAGAGCCTGGAGCAGTGCTTCCACAGGTGCAACAAGAGAGGAATGACTCAAGGGGAAGCTTGGCACATAGAAATCACTCTACAAGGAAGGTGGAGCACTTGAAACCAAGGAAGTGCCACCATGTTTCCATCATGGGAGATGAGTGTATTGATATCAGAAAGAAAGATGACCAATTTCTCATTCAGCCAATTAGAAGATCTTTCTCAATGGATTCAGCACATGATAGACAAACTTATTTGGATGCTCAAGTCATAATACAACAAAACAGGCATCAGAATGAGGCTAGTGCCAGTGAGTACTATAACAGCAGATGTAGAAGAGCATTCTTCCCATTTTGTTATGGAAAGGGATCCAAAAATGCAGTTCTTCCTCTGGAGAATGATGTTTAG
- the LOC108325532 gene encoding protein DOWNY MILDEW RESISTANCE 6 produces MDKLLSSRFNHESLSGDYIFPPELRPGDLKIPFGSNISVIDLSEAENGDRTNTIQKIIKASEEFGFFQVINHGISENVMNEARSVFKELFEMPAEEKQKLCSDDPSKTCKMFTSSVNYATEKVHLWRDNFRHPCHPLEQWQHLWPENPTRYRECVGSFSVEVKKLASRILSLISEGLGLECGYFENDLTGSVLLTINHYPPCPEPSLALGITKHSDPNLITILLQDHVCGLQVLKDGNWIAVQPIPNAFVINVGYQLQVISNGKLISAEHRAVTNSHDTRTSAAFFVAPTDECVVEPAEALTDEHHPPIFKAFKYKDFNSHYFAKYADTETVLKSFAAQKG; encoded by the exons ATGGATAAACTTCTTTCAAGCCGATTCAATCATGAATCTCTCTCTGGAGACTACATATTCCCACCAGAATTAAGACCAGGAGACCTCAAAATCCCCTTTGGCAGCAACATTTCTGTGATTGATCTCAGTGAAGCAGAAAATGGTGATAGAACCAACACAATTCAGAAAATTATCAAGGCTTCTGAGGAGTTTGGATTCTTTCAG GTTATCAATCATGGAATTTCCGAGAATGTAATGAACGAAGCAAGAAGTGTTTTCAAAGAGTTATTTGAGATGCCAGCAGAGGAAAAGCAGAAACTGTGTTCAGATGATCCTTCCAAGACATGCAAGATGTTCACCAGCAGTGTCAATTATGCAACTGAAAAGGTTCATCTGTGGAGAGATAATTTTAGGCACCCATGTCATCCTTTGGAACAGTGGCAACACCTCTGGCCTGAAAATCCAACCAGATACAG AGAGTGTGTTGGGTCGTTTTCAGTTGAAGTGAAGAAGTTGGCTTCTAGGATCTTGAGTTTGATAAGTGAAGGGCTTGGTCTAGAATGTGGATATTTTGAGAACGATCTTACTGGGTCTGTGCTTCTTACAATTAATCATTATCCACCATGCCCTGAACCAAGTTTGGCACTGGGAATTACTAAGCACTCAGATCCTAATCTCATAACCATTTTACTCCAAGATCATGTATGTGGCCTTCAAGTGCTCAAGGATGGAAACTGGATCGCAGTTCAACCTATTCCTAATGCATTTGTCATAAACGTAGGCTACCAGTTGCAG GTAATAAGTAATGGAAAGTTAATAAGTGCTGAGCATCGTGCTGTGACAAATTCACATGATACACGTACTTCTGCTGCTTTCTTCGTTGCTCCTACAGATGAATGTGTCGTAGAGCCAGCAGAAGCTCTCACCGATGAACATCACCCTCCAATTTTTAAGGCTTTCAAGTACAAGGATTTCAACTCTCACTACTTTGCCAAATATGCTGATACAGAAACTGTGCTCAAATCATTTGCAGCACAAAAGGGTTAA